The Vanessa atalanta chromosome 2, ilVanAtal1.2, whole genome shotgun sequence DNA window tgattttacatTTTCAGAAGCCGAggtggtccagtggttagaacacaaATCTTAACTGAAAATTGTAGGTTCAAGTCTCCGCAAGTATCACGgagtaattaagtattttatttgtgtatataattggtTTCATGCtaggcggtgaagaaaaacatcatgaggaaatctTTCGTATTTTGGATGAAAACGTCAACCTTACATATTTCAATCATAATAAACATGAGCATgacattatgtataaaaacgaCTTCACTTCCCACTTTCACCGTGTTATTattgttcataataatattccaCACCAACTTTAAActgaattaaatacaaagtcAATTGTAATAATGTCGGTACTGAGTGGTCTGTCCCCGTATAAAAACTATACGCTGCGGGTCACGCGACCCCTATCGTCAGCGGCTGACGTCATCTtcttaatttattgtttgaGTTTTTCTAAACgttcaaactaattaaattacacaaGTGCGATTATTACTATCATggttttaagattaaaaattcctatacgtataatattttaaagaaaatattgtttttttttgttgttattattaatatgtaaattacataCTCGTAACCTTAATCATTGTGCATATAAGAcgcctaaaataaatttaataaaatcgttgtatattttgaattgaataatatgtttatttttcgtaATGTATATTCATGTCAGGTAATCTAACTCATTTGcttttatagaaataagatGTTTAgcctaataaaataatgacattgGATAACCATATGGCCATGAGTGCGGTCGTGCATCGTATGCTATTATGgggaacaatatatttattcttacgcttattttagttctttatataaatcatgAAAGCGATTTAGCAATTATTGTACGTAGATTCGTACATCAAACGGACTTATCGGAGCTTTGCAAGAGACGTGTGATGCCGTCCATATTCTTGGGTAATCAGGTAATGGAGTCTAGCTCGCACGTTATGCACTTTTCACTTAAAGAAGTTCCTTATAGCTGTTTCTTGAGCGTCAGGTTAGTTTATTAATCAACGTGTACGATTCTTGttgtagaaataatatataaattcaatatttttatttattttgcatacaGAGCTGAATCCGGTTACAATATCATTTTGGTAATTGAACTGCTGTCGGAGAATAGTTTAGCGGAAGAATGTGCTAATAATCGAGATCAGTTTATCGTTTATGAGTTGGGCGAAACATTTGGGGGCTACTGGGGTTCACACTCGGACGCGATGATGAAGCCGCTAACcagaaattatacaaaatattatacattaaaaacaacaCCCAGTAAAAATACTAAAAGGTAAACAATATGGACTTTTACTTTAACATTTAcactgttaaaatatatgtttagtatACATTTCGATgtgtttattgtataataatttttgcgGTAAAACTataacattgtaatttttttatgcctTAAAGAAATCtttgtgtaaattatttgtGCAGTTAAGAAAATATGCTGATACTTTAGGTCACATAAATATGAAGATGTTACTCAAAAGATTCTGAAGCAAACGTTCCCAGAACCCACGGACAAAGAGCCAGACTATATAAGAATGGAAGTGCCGTTAGTGAATGTGTCAGGAAATCTTCAATTAGGTGGACCGCTGCGTCATACGTACAATGCTGAGGAAATATTCAACTTTATATACGACGTCACTCCtaggttatttatatattaataattgtacttAAAGGTTAATTATAAGGCTGCCGATGTCGATGACTTTGCTTCCAATCCCGGGTCGggatgataaaaaagtttattgggTTTAGTGGTAAATCTGATAATGTCGGAATTTTGTCTTATTGCACTATGTACCTTTTATCAAGTATAAGAATGAAACgatgtaaaattgtatattttattgtgtgaaattatttttgaaactaaaatatacaatgGGGTCATTAATTTCAGCTAGACAAGACCtatctcaaaataataatatactagatatataataaagaaaaaaaaatttatttaaatttttatttcatttttatttggtctaccaataaaataattattatttgagtttTCACTCAAATAGGAATGGAGTGGAGTACGAAACAAGTATAATGCCTTTGGTTCAGTTTTCAATAAGACCACAAAATAGTGACAGTTACAACGACGGAACCCCTCGCTACGAACTTGACTACAACGTCCGAGGGCTCACAAAAGATTCTAGGTATATCTTCACCTACGTACCTATATTATCTGGTATCTTGATACTTTTTAATCATACGATATGTCTGCCTCCTTGGTTTAGTGGTCGACTTCAAGGGCTGTTTACTCTGGCTTCAAATCCCAGGTCGAATCAGAAATAGGTATTGGATTATTCTATCAAATAAGACTCAGCCTCAGGAGGTTGACAGTGTTAGTTTCGCGTGCTTTAAAAAGCTAGAAAAGGCGTTAGTGAAGCAGTTGATCTCATTCGTGTCCTGTGCATCAGCTTTTGTACACCCATTTGCACACTATGATATCTCCTACGCACACGGCAATGCGCCGATGAGAACAGCTGCCGTCGGTTATGAGGACATAATTAattcgtatatatacatatattccataattaaaattagatatgttttttatttttatttattaacataaaaattgataacattaagtgcttaaatatatgaatatacaaatatgaattaaaaatagttactgtatgaccgcgtggaatggtggcaagaatgctagcagcatttccccgttgaatcgcaatcgATCCtttgggctaaaaacgaacaaGCACTCTTGTCacaattaattatcaaattagAGGAATATCCTAATTATTGCAATTACAGATTGATATGGAACActcttaacaaaaaaatgacGTCTAGAAAGGGAAAATGGTttgataatagaaaatataattttggaatGAAAAATGCACCGTTTGCGAGAAAAGGAACTGCTCATAACTATCATAAGTAGGTATTCATTATCAATTTACTTTTGACCGTTGAAGATCTAgagatctaaattttaaatgatattataaacacGATACGCGTATCAAAAATGTAAATGTCTTGGTAGAGAAAATTGGTCGTGATCTGATATCCGTGGGATGCGGatggaaatttttaatataattaaaaatgtcttatgtgaatataataacatttttatttacacattcagacatacatatacatttagacATATgtatacagataatattaagGACAACATTAAagcaaaattttacatatatccAATAGTAAAAAAACACCAATGAGTGAGCTGACTGTTAGGAATACATTCGATATTTACTATGAGTGCTTGAAggcatttttaattcatttatcttTGTCTCTGTATCTTAAAATCTCTCTTTGTCAATAATAGGAATAGAACTTCCACCTACTATTAGTtcaaaaaatagaataatagaactgattcaaattaatgttttagatttttCAGTCGTTGGAATCCTTTGTCTTCGaatactactaatattataagtagtacATTTATACCGACATTCGATTCAAAGCATACCGCAGCTCAATTTAAGTACATGGATGATATCttgaaattttttaatgaaacttctACGACAAATACAGACGTGACAAATGATGATTTGCGGAATATTTTACACCATATATCGAACATAGACCATAACACAAgcggtaaattattttattaattaaagagtTTCCTCTttagtagattaaaaaaatatgtttaacagTTTCAACATATGCCGTTTCTCCTAAGATGTTTTTCATCACCGCTACCATCATACGGGATAAAAATGCTTTGGGGTATATCTGTTAACAAATTGTCCCTTTATCATATTCTGATCTATTTCGTTTCGAACGTCATCGTTTCCAGCCGTTTTCCTATTCAA harbors:
- the LOC125074115 gene encoding uncharacterized protein LOC125074115 isoform X1 codes for the protein MGNNIFILTLILVLYINHESDLAIIVRRFVHQTDLSELCKRRVMPSIFLGNQVMESSSHVMHFSLKEVPYSCFLSVRAESGYNIILVIELLSENSLAEECANNRDQFIVYELGETFGGYWGSHSDAMMKPLTRNYTKYYTLKTTPSKNTKRSHKYEDVTQKILKQTFPEPTDKEPDYIRMEVPLVNVSGNLQLGGPLRHTYNAEEIFNFIYDVTPRLFIY
- the LOC125074115 gene encoding uncharacterized protein LOC125074115 isoform X2; this translates as MGNNIFILTLILVLYINHESDLAIIVRRFVHQTDLSELCKRRVMPSIFLGNQVMESSSHVMHFSLKEVPYSCFLSVRAESGYNIILVIELLSENSLAEECANNRDQFIVYELGETFGGYWGSHSDAMMKPLTRNYTKYYTLKTTPSKNTKS